In a genomic window of Prochlorococcus marinus subsp. marinus str. CCMP1375:
- a CDS encoding PhoH family protein encodes MAEAESSGRFSIDLPDSDAAIAIAGAGQSTLHKLEDLTGASIVLRGLQLEITGRSSQIERAAALVELIRPVWEEGQIVSLADLTAALTSIDKGKEVDHASLADKVLAKSQRGHLLRPRTLRQKAYVDAMEKNDLTFSLGPAGTGKTFLATVLAVRMLTERKIEKIILTRPAVEAGERLGFLPGDLQQKVDPYLRPLYDALHALLGLEKTSILFDKGVIEVAPLAYMRGRTLEDAFIILDEAQNTTSAQMRMVLTRLGERSRMVVTGDITQIDLPKGQISGLVEAIEVLKNIQGIAICHLSSADIVRHPLVHKVVDAYAQKEKG; translated from the coding sequence ATGGCAGAAGCAGAGTCTTCTGGAAGGTTTTCAATTGATTTGCCTGATTCAGATGCGGCTATAGCTATAGCAGGTGCAGGTCAGTCAACACTTCATAAATTAGAAGATCTAACTGGGGCATCAATTGTTTTAAGAGGATTACAACTTGAAATTACTGGCCGTTCAAGTCAAATTGAAAGAGCCGCTGCTTTGGTTGAGTTAATTAGACCAGTTTGGGAAGAAGGACAAATAGTTTCTTTAGCTGACTTAACTGCTGCTTTAACTTCTATTGATAAAGGCAAGGAAGTTGATCATGCTTCTCTTGCAGATAAGGTTTTAGCGAAAAGCCAAAGAGGCCATCTCTTGAGGCCAAGGACACTTCGCCAAAAGGCTTATGTTGATGCCATGGAGAAGAATGATCTTACTTTTTCTCTTGGCCCTGCTGGGACTGGAAAAACTTTTCTTGCAACTGTTTTGGCTGTTCGAATGCTTACGGAGAGAAAAATAGAGAAAATTATTTTGACAAGACCAGCAGTAGAGGCTGGAGAAAGATTGGGCTTTCTTCCAGGAGATCTTCAACAAAAGGTTGACCCGTATTTACGTCCTCTTTATGACGCCCTGCATGCTTTGCTTGGATTGGAAAAAACATCGATATTATTTGATAAAGGTGTCATTGAAGTTGCTCCTTTGGCATATATGAGAGGAAGAACCCTTGAAGATGCATTTATTATTCTTGATGAGGCGCAAAATACAACTTCGGCGCAAATGAGAATGGTTCTTACGCGATTAGGAGAAAGGTCTAGGATGGTTGTAACAGGAGATATTACTCAGATTGATCTCCCTAAAGGACAGATAAGTGGACTGGTGGAAGCCATTGAAGTTCTTAAAAATATACAAGGAATTGCTATATGCCATTTATCTTCGGCAGATATTGTTCGACATCCATTAGTTCACAAAGTAGTTGATGCATATGCACAAAAAGAGAAAGGTTAG
- the rpsP gene encoding 30S ribosomal protein S16, giving the protein MIKLRLKRFGKKREASFRLVACNSTSRRDGRPLQELGFYNPRTKETRLDTEALRLRLSQGAQPTDAVRSLLEKGGLLEKTIRPAELIGKSKQEELRKSEAKTSAKNKKANEEKANEEKVEESETLEASSEA; this is encoded by the coding sequence ATGATCAAGCTCCGCCTGAAGCGGTTTGGCAAGAAGAGGGAAGCTAGTTTTCGCCTGGTTGCTTGTAATAGCACATCGCGTAGAGACGGCCGTCCACTTCAGGAATTAGGCTTTTACAATCCGCGAACTAAGGAAACAAGACTTGATACTGAGGCACTTAGACTGAGATTGAGTCAAGGTGCTCAACCAACAGATGCAGTTCGCTCTTTATTAGAAAAAGGTGGCCTTCTTGAAAAGACAATTCGACCAGCAGAATTGATTGGGAAATCCAAGCAAGAAGAGTTAAGGAAATCAGAGGCTAAGACTTCAGCCAAAAATAAAAAAGCTAATGAAGAAAAAGCTAATGAAGAGAAGGTAGAAGAATCAGAAACATTAGAAGCTTCTTCGGAAGCTTAG
- a CDS encoding TIGR03792 family protein, which produces MLFVKLLRKKIFIVLTLFLSFLALFLANAQVVYAANQVDMKNTDTTVIEYLRLKVSDQERRAWLTAEKKSWEPWLKEQKGFLGRQLLWNPQKQEAILLISWATREDWKRIPQEEIDKIQKLFEEIAKDLTGETLSNPFPIKAQGELFPQ; this is translated from the coding sequence ATGCTTTTCGTAAAATTACTTAGGAAGAAAATCTTCATTGTATTAACTTTGTTTCTTTCTTTCTTGGCTCTTTTTCTTGCAAATGCTCAAGTTGTATATGCTGCAAATCAGGTAGATATGAAAAATACTGACACTACTGTTATTGAGTACCTTCGACTAAAAGTCAGTGATCAAGAAAGAAGGGCTTGGTTAACTGCTGAGAAAAAAAGTTGGGAACCTTGGCTTAAAGAACAAAAAGGATTCCTTGGCCGACAGCTTCTTTGGAACCCTCAAAAACAAGAAGCAATTTTACTTATAAGTTGGGCTACTCGAGAAGATTGGAAAAGAATTCCACAAGAAGAGATTGATAAGATTCAAAAACTTTTTGAGGAAATTGCAAAGGATTTAACTGGGGAAACATTATCGAATCCTTTTCCAATTAAAGCTCAAGGTGAATTATTTCCTCAATGA
- the ffh gene encoding signal recognition particle protein: protein MFDELSARFEDAVKGLRGENKISEDNVDIALKQVRRALLEADVSLSVVKQFVQEVRDKAIGAEVVRGVNPGQKFIEVVHQELVEVMGGANSPLADSTKKPSVILMAGLQGAGKTTAAAKLGLYLKDKGLKPLMVAADVYRPAAIDQLNTLGKQINVEVFSLGKESKPEDIAASGLKKAQEEDFDTLIVDTAGRLQIDEEMMNEMVRIRSAVDPDEVLLVVDSMIGQEAADLTRAFHEKVGITGAVLTKLDGDSRGGAALSIRKVSGQPIKFIGTGEKVEALQPFHPERMAGRILGMGDVLTLVEKAQKEVEIADAEQMQRKFQEATFDFSDFVKQMRLIKRMGSLGGLMKMIPGMNKIDDGMLKSGEDQLKRIEAMIGSMTNAEQTQPELLAAQPSRRKRVAFGSGHTPVEVDKVLADFQKMRGLMKQMSSGGGLPGMGGFPGMGGPGGMPGMMPNQYASRGGGGPINKPKRQRPHKKKKGFGDL from the coding sequence ATGTTTGATGAGCTTTCGGCACGTTTTGAAGATGCTGTAAAAGGCCTTAGAGGCGAGAATAAAATCAGTGAAGACAATGTTGATATTGCACTTAAACAAGTTCGACGTGCTCTTTTAGAAGCAGACGTAAGTCTTTCCGTTGTTAAACAATTTGTTCAGGAAGTGCGTGATAAAGCTATTGGGGCAGAAGTAGTTAGAGGGGTTAATCCAGGACAGAAATTTATTGAAGTTGTTCATCAAGAATTGGTAGAAGTGATGGGAGGTGCGAATTCTCCATTGGCTGATTCGACAAAAAAGCCTTCCGTGATACTTATGGCAGGGCTTCAGGGTGCAGGGAAGACAACAGCAGCTGCAAAATTAGGCTTATATTTAAAAGATAAAGGTCTAAAGCCGCTAATGGTTGCGGCAGATGTCTACAGGCCTGCAGCAATAGACCAACTAAATACGTTAGGCAAACAGATAAATGTAGAGGTTTTTAGTCTTGGAAAAGAATCTAAGCCTGAAGATATTGCAGCATCTGGATTGAAAAAGGCTCAGGAAGAAGATTTTGACACGTTGATAGTTGATACAGCTGGAAGATTACAGATAGACGAAGAAATGATGAATGAGATGGTCCGCATTCGATCAGCTGTCGATCCAGACGAAGTCTTGCTAGTAGTTGACTCAATGATTGGTCAAGAAGCTGCAGACCTCACAAGAGCGTTCCATGAAAAAGTTGGTATTACAGGAGCTGTTTTAACGAAGCTTGATGGTGATTCGCGTGGTGGGGCTGCTCTTTCAATTAGGAAAGTAAGCGGCCAGCCTATCAAGTTTATTGGTACGGGGGAAAAGGTAGAAGCTTTGCAGCCTTTTCATCCAGAAAGAATGGCTGGCAGGATTCTTGGCATGGGTGATGTCTTAACTCTTGTTGAAAAAGCCCAGAAGGAAGTTGAGATTGCTGATGCTGAGCAAATGCAAAGAAAGTTTCAAGAGGCAACTTTTGACTTTTCTGACTTTGTTAAGCAGATGAGATTGATTAAAAGGATGGGCTCTTTAGGAGGGCTGATGAAAATGATTCCTGGAATGAATAAAATCGATGATGGAATGTTAAAGAGTGGTGAAGATCAGCTAAAACGCATTGAAGCAATGATTGGATCTATGACTAATGCAGAGCAAACCCAGCCTGAGTTGCTTGCTGCTCAGCCCTCTAGAAGGAAAAGAGTTGCTTTTGGGAGTGGGCATACACCAGTAGAAGTAGACAAGGTGTTAGCAGACTTTCAGAAGATGAGGGGCCTTATGAAACAAATGTCTAGTGGTGGCGGATTGCCTGGTATGGGTGGATTCCCAGGGATGGGTGGGCCAGGAGGTATGCCTGGTATGATGCCAAATCAGTATGCTTCTAGAGGAGGAGGAGGGCCAATTAATAAGCCTAAGCGTCAACGTCCTCATAAAAAAAAGAAAGGTTTTGGAGATTTGTAG
- the thiS gene encoding sulfur carrier protein ThiS: protein MNLIINGEQKIINANSQVANLAIVIKELGFNPKLIVVEFNGLILSPQVWETQEVRDGDILEIVTIVGGGC from the coding sequence ATGAACCTAATAATAAATGGAGAGCAAAAAATCATTAACGCAAATTCTCAAGTTGCGAATTTAGCAATAGTTATTAAGGAGCTAGGATTTAATCCAAAATTAATAGTAGTCGAATTCAATGGTTTAATACTAAGTCCTCAAGTTTGGGAAACCCAGGAAGTAAGAGACGGGGATATTCTTGAGATAGTTACAATTGTTGGAGGTGGGTGCTAG
- a CDS encoding bifunctional riboflavin kinase/FAD synthetase produces MPPKRENCTLILISLCSPLQARLPTALALGSFDGLHAGHRSVIKTITSNTTAVPTVVSFWPHPREVLYGESKLRLYLPSEKALLLEHLGVKQLVLVPFDLSLASLSADEFFHEILIKNLQAKQISVGANFRFGKNREGDSDKLIELGEKANIKVRVLEIIEDNQGRMSSSRIREALKDGDIKLTNSLLGRAYSFGGKVVPGKGIGRKLGWPTANLEIDGSKLLPGQGVYAVMTRASDEKSFSPAIMNLGPQPTINPHAPSATEVHVLNKQVNLKGKDLIVEPVERIRTQKKFTTLKDLSNQIELDARKAISILTQR; encoded by the coding sequence TTGCCACCAAAACGAGAAAATTGCACGCTCATCTTGATATCACTCTGTTCTCCACTTCAAGCTCGTCTCCCTACGGCATTAGCTCTTGGGAGCTTTGATGGCCTTCATGCTGGCCATAGAAGCGTTATAAAAACAATCACTAGCAATACAACTGCTGTTCCTACAGTTGTAAGCTTTTGGCCCCATCCACGAGAAGTCCTTTATGGAGAATCAAAGCTTCGACTTTATCTTCCCTCAGAAAAGGCTTTGTTACTTGAACACTTAGGAGTAAAGCAATTAGTTCTGGTTCCATTTGACCTTTCTTTAGCATCCTTAAGTGCAGATGAATTCTTTCATGAAATCCTCATCAAAAACCTTCAAGCAAAACAAATTTCAGTAGGAGCTAATTTCAGGTTTGGAAAAAACAGAGAAGGTGATTCTGACAAATTGATAGAACTTGGGGAAAAAGCAAATATCAAAGTCAGAGTTCTAGAGATAATTGAAGATAACCAAGGCCGTATGAGTAGCAGCAGAATTAGAGAAGCCTTAAAAGATGGTGATATAAAATTAACAAATTCTCTTTTAGGAAGAGCTTATAGCTTTGGTGGGAAAGTTGTGCCAGGGAAAGGTATCGGAAGAAAATTAGGATGGCCTACAGCAAACCTAGAGATTGATGGAAGCAAGCTGCTTCCAGGTCAGGGAGTCTATGCAGTTATGACGAGAGCATCTGATGAAAAATCTTTTAGCCCTGCAATTATGAATTTGGGACCGCAACCAACCATCAATCCTCATGCTCCATCAGCAACAGAAGTTCATGTTTTAAATAAGCAAGTAAACCTAAAAGGGAAAGATTTAATTGTTGAACCTGTAGAAAGAATAAGAACTCAAAAGAAATTCACAACTCTAAAAGATCTAAGCAATCAAATTGAATTAGACGCGAGAAAAGCTATTTCAATACTTACTCAAAGGTAG
- the era gene encoding GTPase Era, translating to MSTLEPTPEGFRSGFVALIGRPNVGKSTLINQFVGEKVAITSPVAQTTRNRLRAILTINKAQLVFVDTPGIHKPHHLLGERLVNTSKKVIGEVDSILLIFDGNEPPGSGDSYIVKLLKGQNIPVTIVLNKWDLVTENQRTDRIKEYISFFNNTGWNFFCCSAINGKGCDGLIQKISSTLPVGPLLYPSGVTSDQPEEILMRELIREQVLLNTREEIPHSVAVSIDRIEEMTASKKKGVSKKRIAILATVLVERKSQKGILIGKGGSMLKKIGKGARMQIQKLLNGPVYLELFVKVVPDWRSKPARLAELGFGEK from the coding sequence ATGTCAACATTAGAGCCCACTCCAGAGGGTTTCAGGTCTGGTTTTGTGGCATTGATTGGCAGGCCTAATGTTGGTAAATCAACTTTGATTAATCAATTTGTAGGAGAGAAAGTTGCGATTACTTCTCCTGTAGCTCAAACAACGCGAAACCGATTAAGAGCGATTTTGACTATTAATAAGGCTCAATTGGTTTTTGTTGATACTCCAGGGATTCATAAGCCTCATCATTTGCTGGGGGAAAGATTAGTAAATACTTCGAAAAAAGTTATAGGGGAAGTTGACAGCATTTTGCTTATTTTTGATGGCAATGAACCTCCTGGCAGTGGAGATTCTTATATTGTGAAATTACTTAAGGGTCAAAACATACCGGTAACCATTGTTTTAAATAAATGGGATCTTGTTACAGAAAATCAACGTACAGACAGGATAAAGGAATATATAAGCTTCTTTAATAACACCGGCTGGAACTTTTTTTGTTGCAGCGCAATTAACGGCAAAGGTTGCGATGGCTTAATACAAAAGATTTCAAGCACATTACCAGTTGGTCCTCTTCTTTATCCATCAGGTGTCACTTCTGATCAACCTGAAGAAATTTTGATGCGGGAACTTATTCGTGAGCAAGTTCTTCTAAACACAAGAGAAGAAATTCCTCATAGTGTTGCTGTGAGCATTGATCGTATTGAAGAGATGACTGCAAGCAAGAAAAAAGGGGTTAGCAAAAAAAGAATTGCCATATTGGCAACAGTTTTAGTAGAACGGAAAAGTCAGAAAGGAATATTGATCGGTAAAGGAGGCTCTATGTTGAAGAAAATAGGCAAAGGCGCAAGAATGCAAATTCAGAAACTCTTAAATGGACCTGTATATCTTGAGCTTTTTGTAAAGGTTGTTCCTGATTGGAGAAGTAAGCCAGCAAGGTTGGCCGAGTTGGGTTTTGGGGAGAAATAA
- the larB gene encoding nickel pincer cofactor biosynthesis protein LarB — protein MIEKEFKLDHERLKRLGMVEAIWGQHKSYEQICEILRRFQATSQMALVTRVDNKKAEKILDTLESVQYHSQASCLTLGSPLDLDPSLGEVLVVSGGTSDVGVAAEAELSLRMHGIQTDCLMDIGVAGLHRLLGKLERFTKARVVIVCAGMEGSLPTVIAGLIPQPVIGLPVSVGYGVSGGGNASLLSMLSSCSPGLLVVNIDNGYGAAMAALRIIKSDLFKKY, from the coding sequence ATGATTGAAAAAGAATTTAAGCTAGATCATGAGCGACTTAAACGCTTAGGCATGGTTGAGGCTATATGGGGTCAGCACAAATCATATGAGCAGATCTGCGAGATTTTGAGGAGATTTCAAGCTACCTCTCAAATGGCTTTAGTAACAAGAGTGGATAATAAAAAAGCTGAAAAAATATTAGATACTTTAGAAAGTGTTCAATATCATTCTCAGGCCTCTTGCTTGACATTAGGCTCTCCGCTTGATCTTGATCCATCTTTAGGAGAGGTTTTAGTGGTTAGTGGTGGGACTAGTGATGTGGGGGTAGCAGCAGAAGCAGAATTATCTTTACGTATGCATGGAATACAAACAGATTGCTTGATGGACATAGGTGTAGCGGGACTACATAGGCTATTGGGAAAGCTAGAGAGATTTACTAAAGCAAGAGTTGTTATTGTTTGTGCGGGCATGGAGGGCTCTTTGCCAACAGTCATTGCAGGATTGATTCCACAGCCAGTAATTGGTTTGCCAGTATCAGTTGGTTATGGAGTAAGTGGCGGAGGCAATGCTTCTTTGCTGAGTATGCTTTCGAGTTGCTCCCCAGGATTGTTGGTAGTAAATATCGATAATGGATATGGAGCTGCTATGGCAGCTTTGAGAATTATTAAATCTGACCTTTTTAAAAAATATTGA
- the trmD gene encoding tRNA (guanosine(37)-N1)-methyltransferase TrmD: MTAYRLDVLSLAPDSFQSLNELGVIGRAFSTGIADLNLYNPRNFTKDSYHKVDDEPYGGGVGMVLKTEPFFEAFESIPALPKRRVLMMTPQGNKLTQNDLWRWAKEYEQLVFICGHYEGFDERIRTLADEEISLGDFILTGGELAAMTIINGVLRLLPGTIGSAESLVDESHADGLLEHPHYTRPEIFRGLNVPKVLLSGNHAAISTWRQEKREQRTKERRPDLYELWVAKEASNKTRIDLSGFTSVPFRIGNGYDIHRLVTDRPLIIGGVRLHHPEGLGLDGHSDADVLIHSLMDAMLGALSLGDIGKYFPPNDPQWKDANSLMLLEKVGCLIKEEGWKVVNIDSVVIAERPKLKPHIDAMRQNIADKLGIETSSVGVKATTNELLGAEGREEGISSHAVVLLEKT, from the coding sequence ATGACTGCATATCGCCTGGATGTATTAAGCCTAGCCCCTGATTCTTTTCAAAGTCTTAATGAACTAGGAGTCATTGGACGAGCCTTTTCTACAGGAATTGCTGATTTGAATTTATATAATCCTAGAAACTTTACAAAGGATAGCTATCACAAAGTAGATGATGAGCCATATGGAGGTGGTGTAGGCATGGTATTAAAAACAGAACCCTTTTTTGAAGCTTTTGAATCCATCCCAGCCTTGCCGAAGAGAAGAGTGTTAATGATGACACCACAAGGGAACAAGTTGACACAAAATGATTTGTGGCGATGGGCTAAAGAATATGAGCAATTAGTTTTTATTTGCGGACATTACGAGGGCTTTGATGAGCGAATTAGAACTCTTGCTGATGAAGAAATATCTTTAGGCGATTTTATTTTGACTGGAGGTGAATTGGCTGCCATGACAATTATCAATGGAGTCTTAAGGTTGCTTCCAGGGACTATTGGTAGCGCAGAATCATTGGTTGATGAGAGTCATGCAGATGGTTTACTTGAACATCCTCATTACACGCGCCCAGAGATATTTAGGGGTCTTAATGTGCCAAAGGTATTACTTAGTGGGAATCATGCAGCTATTTCTACTTGGAGACAGGAAAAAAGAGAGCAACGCACAAAAGAACGACGACCAGATCTTTATGAACTATGGGTTGCAAAAGAGGCATCTAATAAGACAAGAATAGATTTATCTGGATTTACTTCTGTGCCTTTTCGTATCGGTAATGGTTATGACATTCATCGATTGGTGACTGATAGACCCCTTATCATTGGCGGCGTTAGGCTTCATCACCCAGAAGGGTTAGGACTTGATGGACATAGTGATGCAGATGTATTGATTCATTCCTTAATGGATGCAATGCTTGGGGCTCTTTCTTTAGGGGATATAGGAAAGTATTTCCCTCCAAATGATCCTCAATGGAAAGATGCAAATAGTTTGATGCTTTTAGAAAAGGTTGGATGTTTAATAAAAGAGGAAGGATGGAAGGTGGTAAATATTGATTCAGTTGTTATTGCAGAGAGGCCTAAATTGAAGCCTCACATTGATGCTATGCGCCAAAATATTGCTGATAAACTAGGAATAGAAACTTCTTCTGTGGGTGTGAAAGCAACAACAAATGAATTGCTTGGAGCAGAGGGAAGAGAAGAAGGAATTAGTAGTCATGCAGTTGTGCTGTTAGAAAAAACATAA
- a CDS encoding thiamine phosphate synthase gives MSVTPNPDQHVAQLIDANLDRAREGLRVIEDWCRFSLKNKDMVITLKNWRQQLGKEHYEIYKNARSSSSDQSAGLSHPAQKERILPQQILSANFARIQEALRVIEEFSRISHPKLSKISAQIRYEIYDLEVIILKISNLNMLDEKLKSCKLCLITRTHPELIKTVLLALKAGVTMIQYRCKETPDNQMIAEAKELASICKSYNSLFLINDRADIALAVDADGVHLGQKDMPIQTARKIIGHQKIIGLSTHSLEEIQNATSQGCNYIGIGPIFKTKSKQNDLSLGIDFFSKINLKTNLPWFAIGGINKDNIDKIKEVGIKRVAVINAIMGAEDPYLASKELLGKLKK, from the coding sequence ATGTCTGTCACCCCTAATCCAGATCAACATGTGGCTCAGCTCATAGATGCCAACTTAGATAGAGCAAGGGAAGGGCTACGTGTAATTGAAGACTGGTGCAGATTTAGCTTAAAAAATAAAGATATGGTTATAACTTTAAAAAACTGGAGGCAACAACTAGGGAAAGAGCATTACGAAATATACAAAAACGCGAGGTCCTCAAGCTCTGATCAAAGTGCAGGGTTGAGTCATCCAGCTCAAAAGGAAAGAATTCTTCCTCAACAAATACTTTCAGCTAACTTTGCGAGAATTCAAGAAGCTTTAAGAGTCATAGAAGAATTCTCTCGCATTTCTCACCCGAAACTGTCAAAAATTTCTGCACAGATTCGTTATGAGATCTATGACTTAGAAGTAATCATATTAAAAATTTCCAACCTCAATATGCTTGATGAAAAACTTAAATCTTGCAAACTTTGCCTTATTACAAGAACTCATCCAGAACTAATTAAGACTGTTTTGTTAGCACTAAAAGCAGGCGTAACTATGATTCAATATCGATGCAAAGAAACTCCTGATAATCAAATGATTGCAGAAGCAAAAGAATTAGCTTCTATTTGCAAAAGTTACAATTCTCTTTTCTTAATAAATGATAGAGCTGACATAGCATTAGCAGTAGACGCTGATGGAGTTCATCTAGGGCAAAAAGATATGCCAATACAAACAGCAAGAAAAATAATAGGGCATCAAAAGATTATCGGATTAAGTACACATTCATTAGAAGAAATTCAAAATGCCACATCTCAAGGCTGCAACTATATCGGTATAGGCCCTATCTTTAAAACCAAGTCCAAGCAAAATGATTTATCATTAGGTATTGATTTCTTCAGCAAAATCAATCTAAAAACTAATCTCCCATGGTTTGCAATTGGTGGAATTAATAAAGATAATATTGATAAAATAAAAGAAGTTGGGATAAAACGGGTCGCCGTAATAAATGCAATTATGGGAGCAGAGGATCCTTACCTAGCTAGTAAAGAACTTTTGGGGAAGCTGAAAAAATGA
- the surE gene encoding 5'/3'-nucleotidase SurE, whose amino-acid sequence MKPLKILISNDDGVFAEGIRTLAIAAASRGHEVTVVCPDQERSATGHGLTLQAPIRAERADELFNEGIQAWGCSGTPADCVKLALNELLKEKPDLILSGINHGPNLGTDIFCSGTVAAALEGTLEGIPSLAVSIASFQWRKFKLAGELALNIAENAINQKWPKKLLLNLNIPPCDSEQMGKPGWTRLSIRQYQEQFSKRKDPRGNAYYWLAGEAVKDLESAGDGPKEWPSDVSQIETNSPSLTPIQPDLFWRGNVNDLPKLN is encoded by the coding sequence ATGAAACCTTTGAAAATTTTAATTAGTAATGATGATGGTGTGTTTGCGGAAGGAATAAGAACTCTGGCAATTGCAGCTGCAAGTCGAGGGCATGAAGTAACTGTGGTATGCCCTGATCAAGAGCGCTCTGCAACAGGGCATGGGCTCACATTACAAGCTCCTATTAGAGCAGAAAGAGCAGATGAGCTTTTTAATGAAGGAATTCAGGCATGGGGATGTAGCGGAACACCTGCGGACTGCGTAAAACTTGCATTGAATGAACTTCTTAAAGAAAAGCCAGATCTTATTTTATCAGGAATCAATCATGGTCCAAATTTGGGCACAGATATTTTCTGTTCTGGAACTGTCGCAGCTGCTCTTGAAGGAACTCTTGAAGGTATTCCATCTCTAGCTGTAAGCATAGCCAGTTTTCAATGGCGCAAATTCAAACTAGCTGGAGAATTAGCATTAAATATTGCTGAAAATGCAATAAACCAGAAATGGCCTAAAAAACTACTTCTCAATTTAAATATTCCTCCTTGCGATTCAGAGCAAATGGGTAAACCAGGATGGACTAGGTTATCTATTCGCCAATATCAAGAGCAATTTAGCAAACGTAAAGATCCTAGGGGCAATGCTTATTATTGGCTGGCGGGAGAAGCTGTCAAAGACCTTGAATCTGCTGGAGATGGTCCTAAAGAATGGCCTAGTGACGTATCCCAAATAGAAACGAACTCACCTTCTCTTACTCCTATACAACCAGATTTATTTTGGCGAGGTAATGTTAATGATTTACCTAAATTAAATTAA
- a CDS encoding DUF3611 family protein translates to MAEQPDFPLLALGMRRIGWIRFWFQTVLGVVVIGVLLFNNIGSSLARNSERALGLGPGLSLTTLAFFLLLYSLWQGWLIVLAGRSINTPARPSRAETSRLLKRGLIVDLLGLVFSSVGYQSLAGALFVQASMQAPGISIGAGVRSMENYPITSLEMLSVLSNTQVLFAHLIGLIFSLWLLQRIYRVK, encoded by the coding sequence ATGGCTGAGCAGCCCGATTTTCCTTTGCTTGCATTAGGCATGCGTCGTATTGGATGGATACGCTTTTGGTTCCAAACAGTGCTTGGAGTTGTTGTGATTGGTGTGTTGCTTTTTAACAATATAGGAAGCAGCTTGGCAAGAAATTCAGAGAGAGCATTGGGCCTTGGGCCAGGATTATCCCTTACCACTTTGGCTTTCTTCTTATTGTTATACAGCCTTTGGCAGGGTTGGTTGATAGTACTTGCTGGTAGATCAATTAATACCCCAGCCAGACCTAGCAGAGCTGAGACAAGCAGATTGTTAAAAAGGGGTTTAATTGTTGATCTGTTGGGATTGGTTTTTTCCTCTGTTGGATATCAATCTTTAGCAGGAGCGCTTTTTGTTCAAGCCTCTATGCAGGCTCCTGGTATTTCTATCGGAGCTGGGGTTAGATCAATGGAGAATTATCCAATTACTTCTTTGGAAATGCTTTCGGTACTAAGCAATACTCAAGTACTCTTTGCACACTTGATTGGGTTGATCTTTTCTCTTTGGCTGCTTCAGCGGATCTATCGTGTGAAATGA
- a CDS encoding Bax inhibitor-1/YccA family protein yields the protein MPASSNFQQAIRDAQSNSLVGPNVVNKALPYVGGGMVLTALGVLSGLSLLASNPGLFQPLALVAFIAELVLFFMATSAANNANNAKALPLLTGFSLLTGFTLSGIVAIAIGTAGIGSVGTAAFATGITFVIASFVGSRMTDSVGQALTGAVGLGLVGLIIAMVIQFIGGLFVPGMFGGSGFELMIAGFGTVLFVAMAFVDFYTMPRRYNDEQYLAGALGMYLTYINLFVFILRLIIALQGGGRRD from the coding sequence ATGCCAGCAAGTAGCAATTTTCAGCAAGCTATTCGCGACGCTCAATCGAATTCATTAGTTGGTCCAAACGTCGTGAATAAGGCTTTGCCTTATGTGGGTGGAGGAATGGTCCTTACTGCTCTTGGAGTATTGAGTGGATTGTCCTTATTGGCTTCTAACCCTGGATTATTTCAACCTCTTGCTTTAGTTGCATTTATTGCAGAATTGGTTCTGTTTTTTATGGCAACTAGTGCAGCAAATAATGCAAATAATGCAAAGGCTTTACCTCTTTTAACAGGCTTTAGCCTTTTAACAGGCTTCACTTTGAGTGGGATAGTTGCAATAGCAATTGGTACAGCAGGCATTGGTTCAGTTGGAACAGCAGCTTTTGCTACTGGAATCACTTTCGTTATCGCTTCATTTGTTGGAAGTCGTATGACTGACAGTGTTGGCCAAGCATTAACTGGCGCGGTTGGATTAGGCCTTGTAGGCCTAATTATTGCAATGGTTATTCAGTTTATTGGAGGTCTTTTTGTACCTGGAATGTTTGGCGGTAGTGGATTTGAGTTGATGATTGCTGGTTTTGGAACAGTGTTGTTTGTTGCAATGGCCTTTGTTGACTTTTATACAATGCCCCGTAGGTATAACGATGAGCAGTATCTTGCTGGTGCGTTAGGCATGTATTTAACTTACATAAATTTATTTGTATTCATACTTCGCTTAATCATTGCCTTGCAAGGAGGTGGGCGAAGAGATTAA